A region of the Enoplosus armatus isolate fEnoArm2 chromosome 8, fEnoArm2.hap1, whole genome shotgun sequence genome:
TCTGTTATTTTCATACATCAGGTCACCTGAGTGTATTATCACTTTTCTACCACGccatttacagtgtgtttgtcgtCAATGAAACTTTCAACAATGAAAGTGAATtacattaaacaaaacataagtGCTTTTGCTACAGTTTTCTGCAGTGTAACATATTATGTGCCCTGATTTAAAACAGGCCAGCACTGACTGAAGTGTCCTCTAATAGAATATCAAGTGAttaaagatgaaacaaacagttcatgaatcaattagtcaatcaaaaGACAATTAATCTGCAAAATGAATCTCCATGTTTACCAAAAAACGGCTAAAATCTTTTCAAATGGGgactgtttgcttttttgttgttgttgttttttgatatTAAAATTGAACGTCTTTAGACTTAGGACTGTTTGTTGGGCAAAACTAGCAATGTGAATATGTCAAcctggacatttttcactattttctgtcatacTATGATGGAGTAAACAACAGATCAAAACAATAATAGATGAActgataattaaaaatatagaGTTGCAGCACCACAGACGCCTGCCAGCCACCCAGAAACGTGTATTTTGTGTTACAACTGTAAAAATCGATATATATATAGCTTTTATATGGGTGTTGTGATATGACACTTGATGATATTTGGGATTTGGTTGTGTAATATTGTGACACTCTTCCTCGTCTTAATGACTTTGCTATCTCAGATAACTGATGGAATTTTCTGAAAAACTGTAACTGCTGCAACTAAATGACAAAGACTATGAATGCCCCTTCCTTGTTTGTCATCGTACCCATATTAACTAATAATTAACAATCACGAGAGACTATTTCCCTACAACACCAAGGGTCATCTCAAACTGCAATTGCGGAGATCACATTGCAATCACGACGTTAAATTCATTTAGAGCTCTAATACAGTTAACTTAcattcaatatttaattttgAATTGGATGTAGACAGTATTCTCACGGTGTTTTTCTGTCACGACTCTGTTTTAGTGTAGAACAAACAGTCCATCCAGAATAAACAGCTAACACTAAACCATTGTAGCTTTTTGTTTCTGGTAGAGAACATTCAGCGTTAGCGCCGCAGCTTAGTCAACGGCCagctagctaacgctagctagttTGCTAACTTCAGTCTTTCATTTGAGTTTTCCAGCAGCTGTGACAGGGCGGATTGATAAAACACTGCAAGTATTAATGATCAACGTGATGTGATATATCACGATATAGTGGTGTACTGGATATTTTCTTGTCCTTTTGGCTGGTCAGGCCGTTGTTAGCTCGGCTGCAGCCATGTGAGAGCTGGTGCGGACAGGGAGGGGAGCAGCTGTGCCGAGGCCCAAAGTCATCTTAAACGCCGATCACATCCGATAATTCACCTTAATTCCACCCAACAAGTCTACGCACTGACGCTGACTAAACAGCGGATAAGACGAGATGACTTACCTCGTCTCCTGACATGTTTGCGGGCTGAAAAGTGACTGAAATCTGGCTGCTTTTTTATTCCTCGATCAGTCCCACACTGCTGCGCCGAAAATGTCTTGCATCAGCGTTGAATTCACAGTACGCAGGCGTGAAGTCGCAAAATCCAACGTCATTACTTTGCGACGGCGCATTCCAGTTGGGCAGTGTTCAAGAGCACAACTGCACAACAAACTGTTGCTTAATATGTACATTATGAGCTTGTAGATGTATAAAGGACCTGTTCcatcacagaaaatgaattgaaagaaaaatgaatgaataacagTTGTATACATATACTCTGCTCTTCCCTACAGATGTCGCAGTATGCCTCTGTAATAAGCATATAATTTAAAGCCCAATTCATATCATTTTGAGCAAACCTGGGCATATAAACACCATGAGTATTAATAGGGCATCAAGAAAGAGGTCAGAACCAAACACAGGACAAATATAGTTAATGTGGTCTGCTACAGCTGCCTCATACGACTACGATTAAGATCtcattacttacttacttacttgtcattacttaaaatgtatttgctcaTATATTGCTTGAGATATATCAGAAAATGCTGGTGTCCAAATTGTTTGACTCAGTGTAGACAATGGCTTGCATTCCTTCTTTTTGTGTTGATATGAACTGCAACTAAAATGATTTGCCTATTAATCAATTAGTAGAtcagcagaaaattaattggcagctattttgattttaaattattcatttaagtCTGTTTTCAAGCTTAAATGCCacacatttgatggttccagcttttcataTTTGAGGATTTACTACttgttctttgtcttcttcgatagtaaattgaatatcttgaGGTTTGGGGCAgctggtcggacaaaacacacaaatttgGCATTTGTTCACAAAGTTCTGACAtattataaatgacaaaaaaaattaactcAACAAGAACATAATCTGCAGTTTAATGGATAACGGAAATCATTAATTGCAGCGCTAATTTGAAAGGCAGAACTGAATGTGCATCAGTTGGAAACGACAACTTCGCTACCCTGGGACCCTTAACAATCTTACAGGTCAAAGGTACAAATTCATTCTGTGAGCCACAAGTCGGAAATGCTGTTGCACCCATACAACTCATTATATCCTAAATCACAGCAGTTTTCCCATCATGACTGTGCGGGTGTTAAACTATGACTCTGAATATGCTGATATCACacaatgacaacgtgaaaaGATACAGCTTCCACGACAATAAAAGAATTGAAAACCTTTAATGATTTTGCAAATAATATTCTCAtctggataaataaaacatagaaATGCAAACATGCTTGTCCATCCATCCTTGtgttatgttctttttttctatgtaAAAAATGTACATCATGACTTTGAAAAACTAAAGGAATTACCTCTTCTTAATTCCAAAACGCTGATGTTGTAGATTGACTATAATCTAATCTTTTATAAACCACCAGCTCTTTCAAGATGCAGTTAATAAGGTGTGAtgataatttattattattactatttttaaCATTATACAATTTGAAACAAAAACCCTTATGAGAAAGAccgagacagacagagcaggatGAAAGTGTTAGGTTTAACATCTCTCTTTCTAGCCGTGCATTGTGATCTGTATTGTGATTTCCCCATTGTTGCATGCTTCGTACAACCTCAACAGCACCTCTCAGTGATggcagaaatacagtatataaaaagagacacatttgGGATATTTACACCAAATAACAAGAACCACTGGTGGGAACGCCTttgagggggagggagaagtCGCTGAAATGGCGACAGGaggcgaagaggaggaggaggagggtggggggacAAAGTACGCAGCCTGAAACAAAAGAAGAGGTTCGGATTCTGGCAAACACAGAGCTCATAGCTTCATCACCCAGCTCATGCTGAGCTGTTCTCCTATTTTCAAGAGCagctaacaaaaaaaaaaaaaaaaaaaacgagagcAAAGGAGTGTTATTTTTgtcaagaaggaaaaaaaaaaacaaaaaaaaaacatccagcgAGTTTTAACGCCACAAACACAGGTAAATATGTGAGTCGGAAACAGGTCTTTTAGGATTAAGCTCCTGTGAAAATTCCCCTGTCATCCAGTGACGTTAATGACGCCACACAGTCGGTAACACTAATCTGACAATAACTCCTTTATCGCACCACAGAGCTCATAATGTTACACTTCAATATGAACTCTGCGGGCACTGAAACTGCCCTGCACAGGACGAGGACCATGAAGTGCTAGTACTGTATTAAAATCAAGGGTAAATATATATTAGGTGACTTTGCCAAGGTACAGTGATAGAGCTTCAATAGAAAAGCCCCCTGATTGGCTCGTTTGCTGAGCACCCAGGGGTCTCCATATTTGTGAAGGGAACGGGAAAAGAAAGACTAcagcatttttgctttttcGTAGTGTTACATAAAGTAGACGGTCAGCTCtcctcagacacacaaaaacactcataCACAACATCCTATCAGTCCATTCATTTCCCCTGGCtccttcctcttcactctctgaTGCAGGTATGATGTGGCGGACGCCGCGTTTACATGGCTTCCATCGCCCAGCGCTGCAGGTCCTCCAtgtcgtcctcgtcctcctctttcttGGCTTTGGGGGAGAAAAGACAGGGGGAAAAGGCCATGAGAGATGTGAATGAATTAGTACAGTTATGTTTAGCTGATCTCAGCTGGTTTTATAGCCTGGGATCTCCAGAGTGACAAACCTCTACTTTACATCAGCTGAGCTTGAAGCAAAAGTTCGACATTTGGGGAAATTGTTAACTTGCCTTCTCCTTCTggtcaagagttagatgagaagattgatattaCTCATGTCGGTACTAGCGATCAAGGATATATTGGTGGCAGATGTGGACTAGGGATGGCACTTAAAACCTGGTTCTATATGGGGAtttgttcttctgtctttctctcctctgctctctgagtTGCTGCCTGTTTACACGCGGGCAGGGCTGAACTAGAGGCCGCAGTGGAAAGAATGAAACGGATCATTATATTTTACTCGAGTCGTCAACGGCTCTGCTCTGTACGTGCAAATAAATCCACCAGTATCGGAGACAGTATAGTAACTCATTAAACACATGTTGAACAAGCAGAACATGAACTTGCAGAAATAAGACGTCTTTGACCGCTCTCCCCGCAGTCAACTTGCTGTCCCCTCTCAATACACATACCCATACGGAGCTTGTTATGCTAACAGCGAATTGTTATGAATGCTAATTAGGGTTAGGGAGGTAATGGTTGAGACTAATTAGCCATGTTTCTGAACATGAGTTGAATTCTTGTGGACTTTGAGGCTGAGACCAGTCAGTCCCTCCTCTCTACCAGTGTCACCAGTCCTCTGTTAGTccccagcagcagaggaaggaggacagaggacaggatgAATGATGCCACAGGACTGTTTATTGTAAAAGGCTTGCAGCCTTTCTAACACAGTGGAGTTCAGTTGCTTTCGATAACCACTACTTAGTCCAAGAGAAGGTAAAGTTATTCTTGTGGTTTTTGTAGCCTATACATGCTTACGTGCTATACATGCCTTTAATGTCATCAATTATCGAATGGACATCAGCCACAACAAACAGATACTTACCTGTTATCGCCCCAAAAATTCCATATTGGTGCATCTCTagtctgtacggtaaatataaggctacagccagcagccagttttCTTATTTTAGTATATAGACTAGAAACAGAAGGAAACTGCTCGTCTGGCTCTCTCCAAGAATAAGAAAATCTgcataccagcacctctaattaacacattatatatcTCGTCATAATCCcctgtaaaacagcaaaaatcCTTTAACTCTCCCccagaaagcaaaaaaaacatacttccTAAACTATCTTCCTATAAAAAGATGATGCAGTCCGGCTCACACAGTTGTTGTATCAGCTTTTCCAAAGGCTCTTACCAGGTCTGGAAGGTAATGAAGTAGAAGGCACGTTGGGGAGGGGGACGTTCTCTGATCCCCCGATCTCCAGCAGGTTTttgtccagctcctcctgttccAGCTCATCCAGCTCCGCCAGCAGCTCATCCTGAGAAACACAGCAATCAACACCAAAGATATGAGGATAAACACGAACTAATTCTGCCACTGAAATACTGAGCCTAATAAAACAATGCAGATTAAATTTGTCAAAATGAGTGTAGGGTGTTATAATCTGGTCCTAATCTCATGCATCTGTACACTTGATGAGTAAAAAGTCTCGCTGAgagtttaattaaaataattcaagtCAGTTGACTGAGAATTAGAGAAAAGGCGTATTCATTCTTCCTGCCATATTATCCCAGGATGACTGAATACCATCACTTGTAGTGAAGTTGGTCTCTGAATAAGACCATTCAAAAATCAAGCTGATTCAACAGCATAAATGCCAGAGTAATGACtcaagaaacacaacaaactgtgtTTAGCCTGACACGTCACAAAACAATGCTGGACAGCATCAAGGACGATGCTGAACTTTGCTCTGCCGGGTTAAACATGtcatcaaacagaaaaacaaacatgtcctcAGCTGACGGTGTGGAAGATCTGAAATGTCAGATTAGTTTGAGGCGATCTTTACAGttattcacaaaataaatgaggCAATAGCAGATATACAGCCATCCGTTTTAAAGCAGGAATCAGTTCACAATCACACACTGCATTTAGAAAATACCACAAAGAAACctcataaatataaaaaacgTCGCCCACCTCATCAAACTCCTCTCCAAAGCCGACAGGTTTAGAGATGGCGTCGGAGATTTCCTGGGccagctcctgctgctctgtaatGTCCTGCATCAGGTCGTCCACCTTGTCTATGTCCCTGAAACAACGAGCAGAGGAGGATTCATATGTGAGTAAAACAGAATGCACTATTATACCTTTTACCCAAACCTGTCACTGATTCAAATAACATACGGTGCTGATGGGTTTGGATTAGGGATTACTGCATATGGGTCAAATCCTCAGTATTCTGTTACAAGCAAAACATATTCCTCATAATCTTCCCATTGATTTAAAGCAGACTGAATCTTTTTTTACTCTCCCTGCAATCCCATGAAGGCAATTTAGAAGCCGCAGACTACAAATATACTATACCTACACTATAACAGGCTTCACTTCAGGCAAACGCTCGAGCAATCAAATTATAAATAACTTAATCAGTGACTGGGTGACAGCTCTTACATGTTTTCATGGGCAGACTTCATGGCCTTGGCAGCGAAGCCCATGTTCTTGAGCACTTCAGTGTTGGTGTTGGCATTCTCCAGA
Encoded here:
- the LOC139288849 gene encoding charged multivesicular body protein 4b-like isoform X2 is translated as MSLFGKIFGGGGKGAKGPSPQEAIQKLRETEEMLTKKQEFLEKKIEQELQIAKKNGTKNKRAALQALKRKKRYEKQLAQIDGTLSTIEFQREALENANTNTEVLKNMGFAAKAMKSAHENMDIDKVDDLMQDITEQQELAQEISDAISKPVGFGEEFDEDELLAELDELEQEELDKNLLEIGGSENVPLPNVPSTSLPSRPGKTKKEEDEDDMEDLQRWAMEAM
- the LOC139288849 gene encoding charged multivesicular body protein 4b-like isoform X1; amino-acid sequence: MSLFGKIFGGGGKGAKGPSPQEAIQKLRETEEMLTKKQEFLEKKIEQELQIAKKNGTKNKRAALQALKRKKRYEKQLAQIDGTLSTIEFQREALENANTNTEVLKNMGFAAKAMKSAHENMDIDKVDDLMQDITEQQELAQEISDAISKPVGFGEEFDEDELLAELDELEQEELDKNLLEIGGSENVPLPNVPSTSLPSRPAKKEEDEDDMEDLQRWAMEAM